The following proteins are encoded in a genomic region of Gouania willdenowi chromosome 6, fGouWil2.1, whole genome shotgun sequence:
- the LOC114464802 gene encoding troponin I, fast skeletal muscle-like, which yields MSEKKLTSSRRHHLKSLMLSIAQKWIAQEKIDITAAKEAYMAEKCSPPDLHGDQNALMETCKKLNALIEQIDEERYDLESKVGKCNKEIDDLKIKVVDLAGVKKPALKKVRMSADAMLKALLGSKHTVNLDLRANLKQVKKEVKEEPAEAVGDWRKNIEDKADRKKMFEAS from the exons ATGTCTGA GAAGAAGTTGACCTCGAGCCGCAGGCATCATCTAAAG AGTTTGATGCTGTCCATCGCTCAGAAGTGGATCGCCCAGGAGAAGATCGATATCACAGCTGCTAAGGAAGCCTACATGGCAGAGAAATGTTCTCCTCCAGACCTGCACGGAGACCAGAACGCCCTCATG GAAACCTGCAAAAAGCTGAACGCCCTCATTGAACAGATTGATGAGGAGAGGTACGACCTGGAGTCCAAAGTGGGAAAGTGTAACAAAGAG ATTGACGACCTTAAGATCAAAGTGGTTGACTTGGCTGGAGTGAAGAAGCCCGCCTTGAAGAAAGTGCGCATGTCAGCAGACGCCATGCTCAAAGCTCTGCTGGGCTCCAAACACACAGTCAACCTGGACCTGAGGGCCAACCTGAAGCAGGTCAAGAAGGAGGTCAAGGAGGAG CCTGCAGAGGCAGTGGGTGACTGGCGTAAGAACATTGAGGACAAAGCTGACAGGAAGAAGATGTTTGAGGCTTCCTAA
- the LOC114464799 gene encoding troponin I, fast skeletal muscle-like yields MSDGKKMTSSRRHHLKSVMLQIAAGLLETETKEIAAAKDAHLGEACPAPDLNGDQAALMDICKKLHQAIDKIDEERYDAEAKMEKTNKEIDELKMKVVELAGVKKPALKKVRMSADAMLQALLGGKHKVTMDLRSNLKQVKKEVKEEPAEAVGDWRKNIEDKADRKKMFETS; encoded by the exons ATGTCTGA CGGAAAGAAGATGACATCAAGCCGCCGGCATCATCTCAAg AGTGTGATGCTACAGATTGCTGCAGGCTTGTTAGAAACAGAAACGAAGGAGATCGCAGCAGCTAAAGATGCCCACCTTGGAGAGGCGTGTCCTGCTCCTGACCTGAATGGAGACCAGGCAGCTTTGATG GACATCTGCAAAAAGCTGCACCAAGCTATCGACAAGATCGACGAGGAAAGATATGATGCTGAGGCTAAAATGGAAAAGACAAACAAAGAG ATTGATGAGCTGAAGATGAAGGTGGTGGAGCTGGCTGGAGTGAAGAAACCCGCCCTGAAGAAAGTGCGTATGTCTGCCGACGCCATGCTGCAGGCTCTGCTGGGAGGAAAACACAAGGTGACCATGGACCTGAGGTCCAACCTGAAGCAGGTGAAGAAGGAGGTGAAGGAGGAG ccTGCAGAGGCTGTGGGTGACTGGCGTAAGAACATTGAAGACAAAGCTGACAGAAAGAAGATGTTTGAGACTTCCTAA
- the LOC114464800 gene encoding troponin I, fast skeletal muscle-like, with translation MTEGKKMTSSRRHNLKSLMLQIAFSWMEQEKKETEETKSAYMSQNCPDPDLGGDQNALMELCKKLHQAIDKIDDERYDAEAKVSKADKEIEELKMKVVELAGVKKPALKKVRMSADAMLQALLGGKHKVTMDLRSNLKQVKKEVKEEPTEAVGDWRKNIEDKADRKKMFETS, from the exons ATGACGGA GGGAAAGAAAATGACTTCCAGCCGCCGGCATAATCTGAAG agTTTGATGCTGCAGATTGCTTTTTCCTGGATGGAGCAGGAGAAGAAGGAAACTGAGGAGACAAAGTCAGCGTACATGAGCCAGAACTGTCCAGACCCTGACCTGGGTGGAGATCAGAATGCCCTCATG GAACTCTGCAAGAAGCTCCATCAGGCCATCGATAAGATCGATGATGAGAGGTACGACGCTGAAGCCAAAGTGTCAAAGGCAGATAAAGAG ATTGAGGAGCTGAAGATGAAGGTGGTGGAGCTGGCTGGAGTGAAGAAACCCGCCCTGAAGAAAGTGCGTATGTCTGCCGACGCCATGCTGCAGGCTCTGCTGGGAGGAAAACACAAGGTGACCATGGACCTGAGGTCCAACCTGAAGCAGGTGAAGAAGGAGGTGAAGGAGGAG CCAACAGAGGCCGTCGGCGACTGGCGTAAAAACATTGAAGACAAAGCTGACAGGAAGAAGATGTTTGAAACCTCCTAA